In the genome of Gloeotrichia echinulata CP02, one region contains:
- the obgE gene encoding GTPase ObgE, with the protein MQFIDQAVIEVEAGKGGDGIVAFRREKYVPAGGPSGGNGGRGGSIVFVAVENLQTLLDFRYNHIFKAENGGRGGPNNCTGASGKDLIVEVPCGTAIYDAVTSALLEDLITPGQKFRVAEGGKGGLGNQHFLSNRNRAPEYSLPGLPGEMKVLRLELKLLAEVGIIGLPNAGKSTLISSLSAARPKIADYPFTTLVPNLGVVRKPSGDGTVFADIPGLIEGASHGAGLGHDFLRHIERTRVLLHLIDATSEDVIGDYNTIKQELQAYGRGLAERPQILALNKIDAVDQETVDLEALATQLNHLSFAPVFIISAVTRTGLDPMLQELWRILDELNAVEELELTN; encoded by the coding sequence ATGCAATTTATCGATCAAGCAGTAATTGAAGTGGAAGCTGGTAAGGGAGGCGATGGGATTGTCGCCTTCCGACGGGAGAAATATGTACCAGCGGGTGGCCCCTCTGGCGGTAATGGCGGGCGGGGTGGTTCAATAGTTTTCGTGGCGGTAGAAAACCTGCAAACCTTGTTGGACTTCCGATACAACCATATTTTTAAGGCAGAAAACGGTGGTCGCGGCGGACCCAATAACTGCACCGGCGCTTCCGGAAAGGATTTAATCGTCGAAGTTCCCTGTGGTACTGCTATTTATGATGCGGTAACAAGTGCTTTGTTAGAAGATTTAATCACACCAGGACAAAAATTTCGGGTAGCTGAAGGCGGTAAAGGTGGGTTAGGAAATCAGCATTTTTTGAGTAACCGTAACCGCGCCCCAGAATATTCCCTCCCCGGTCTACCAGGGGAAATGAAGGTGCTACGCTTGGAATTGAAACTCTTGGCAGAAGTGGGAATTATTGGCTTACCAAATGCGGGAAAATCGACCTTAATTTCATCTTTGTCAGCCGCTCGTCCTAAAATTGCTGATTATCCCTTTACTACCCTGGTGCCAAATTTGGGTGTAGTCCGCAAACCTTCTGGGGATGGTACTGTGTTCGCCGATATTCCGGGACTAATTGAAGGTGCTTCCCACGGCGCAGGTTTAGGACACGATTTTTTACGCCACATTGAGCGTACACGGGTACTACTGCATCTCATCGACGCTACCAGCGAAGATGTAATTGGCGATTATAACACAATTAAGCAAGAATTGCAAGCTTATGGACGAGGTTTAGCAGAGCGTCCACAAATTTTGGCATTAAATAAAATTGATGCGGTAGATCAAGAAACAGTGGATTTGGAAGCACTTGCTACGCAACTTAATCATCTTTCCTTCGCCCCCGTTTTCATAATTTCCGCAGTTACTCGCACTGGTTTAGACCCAATGTTGCAGGAACTTTGGCGAATACTTGATGAACTTAATGCTGTTGAGGAATTAGAACTGACGAATTGA
- a CDS encoding glutamate--cysteine ligase produces the protein MFFFGIEHEVAFFNHEGKFADFTRTKFADFSQIIERLPIYTGDYPQLRVGNAKIKQKRWYIEGFERFADSDEVIDCLPKGIEIRTTIHSDIHGAITELSASFQLLREVAAEFGFSPVLISFNPHQQVFEPQPPLNDYEIRYLQGYPDEQTANIYMVTYGPDLNISMANMSSESLIDIGRKLTYYSPYIVPFSYSSPFYGDGLWGGLSVRTFVRTGKRPAALVFVEKQEELINSIPSLTKVARIPAEVGRIEFKAFDSCDDFSLYAALLALLKGLVLDETLQGRATIPDAALHQISAKEGFSNQDIFTHATQVLQAAEVALGDDPDVNYLTPLKVILAKRETKSHELIEIFQRVGSIEETLKQTYLDM, from the coding sequence ATGTTTTTTTTTGGCATAGAGCATGAAGTGGCTTTCTTCAATCATGAAGGAAAATTTGCTGATTTTACCCGCACAAAATTTGCTGACTTTAGTCAAATTATCGAAAGATTGCCAATATACACCGGCGACTATCCCCAACTACGGGTTGGTAATGCTAAAATTAAACAAAAAAGGTGGTATATCGAGGGATTTGAAAGGTTTGCAGATTCCGATGAGGTGATTGATTGCCTACCTAAAGGTATAGAAATTAGAACAACCATACACTCTGATATTCATGGTGCTATTACTGAATTATCAGCCAGTTTTCAATTACTGCGTGAAGTCGCTGCTGAGTTTGGTTTCTCACCAGTTTTGATCAGTTTTAATCCTCATCAGCAGGTTTTTGAGCCACAACCCCCATTAAACGATTATGAAATCAGATATTTACAGGGTTATCCTGACGAACAAACTGCCAATATTTACATGGTGACATACGGTCCAGATTTAAATATTTCTATGGCTAATATGTCTAGCGAAAGTTTGATTGATATTGGCAGAAAGTTAACTTATTACAGTCCTTATATCGTTCCTTTTAGTTATAGTTCTCCTTTTTATGGCGATGGTTTATGGGGAGGACTTTCAGTCAGGACATTTGTGAGAACGGGTAAAAGGCCAGCAGCGCTCGTTTTTGTGGAAAAACAGGAAGAATTAATTAATAGCATCCCTTCCTTAACAAAAGTTGCTCGCATTCCCGCCGAAGTAGGTCGAATTGAATTTAAAGCTTTTGATAGTTGTGATGATTTTTCACTTTATGCTGCGTTATTGGCATTGTTAAAAGGTCTGGTTTTAGACGAAACTTTGCAGGGTAGAGCAACTATACCCGATGCTGCATTACACCAAATTTCGGCAAAGGAAGGGTTTAGCAATCAAGATATTTTTACTCATGCTACTCAGGTTTTACAAGCTGCAGAAGTTGCTCTGGGAGATGACCCAGATGTCAATTATTTAACACCGTTAAAAGTGATTTTGGCAAAGCGGGAAACCAAATCTCACGAACTAATTGAGATTTTTCAGCGTGTAGGTTCAATAGAAGAGACACTGAAGCAAACTTATCTTGATATGTAG
- a CDS encoding L-histidine N(alpha)-methyltransferase, with amino-acid sequence MAQNFDSNSQITSDIPTSISRIAKPSSEFYSIFSEAEVLGMIHALEFTREIPLKYSYKGRGAKIWDDFYLKYIIPTWYRKSNVEIDMLNNNFEYLNGRHQGSKKVNVIDVGAGNSYPVKKFIGRLNKLGVINKYIALDISEELLKLSRKNFTNWFPSIEFTTDTIDIENSCIAKSLLQNQANDEIDDKATIILHLGVTMGNHQNSNQVLKNFRDSMGKQDYLVFTSETGSNSQWDGRVRGGCDYHAEQVYRWVKSKMGINSEDCELIRKYDLAKDSIVANIKFLQNYTMNFQLEGIDKNIEISQGEEITIWRHHKYEIPELLQKIEAAGLQLVHYSTNKYLSHIMVICKVAQ; translated from the coding sequence ATGGCTCAAAATTTTGATAGCAATTCTCAAATTACCTCGGATATACCAACTTCTATCAGTCGCATAGCGAAGCCAAGTTCTGAGTTCTACTCTATTTTTTCTGAAGCTGAAGTTTTAGGGATGATTCATGCATTAGAATTCACGAGAGAAATCCCTCTCAAATATTCTTACAAAGGTAGAGGTGCCAAAATATGGGATGATTTTTATCTCAAATATATTATTCCTACATGGTATCGTAAATCTAATGTCGAAATTGACATGTTAAACAATAATTTTGAATACCTTAATGGACGACATCAAGGTTCAAAAAAAGTTAATGTCATAGATGTAGGCGCAGGAAATTCCTATCCAGTGAAAAAATTTATCGGGAGATTGAATAAATTGGGGGTAATTAATAAATATATTGCCTTAGATATTAGCGAAGAATTGCTGAAATTATCTCGAAAAAATTTTACTAATTGGTTTCCATCAATTGAATTTACCACCGACACAATTGATATAGAAAATAGTTGTATAGCTAAAAGCTTATTGCAAAATCAGGCTAACGATGAAATAGATGATAAAGCCACAATCATTTTACATTTAGGCGTGACAATGGGCAATCATCAAAATAGTAATCAAGTCCTAAAAAACTTTAGAGACAGCATGGGTAAGCAAGATTATCTCGTCTTCACCAGCGAAACTGGTTCCAACTCACAATGGGATGGAAGAGTCAGAGGTGGCTGTGATTATCATGCAGAACAAGTATATAGATGGGTTAAAAGTAAGATGGGGATTAACTCTGAAGATTGTGAATTGATCAGAAAGTATGATTTAGCCAAAGATAGTATAGTAGCTAATATTAAATTTCTGCAAAATTATACCATGAATTTCCAACTTGAGGGAATAGATAAAAATATTGAAATTTCCCAAGGTGAAGAAATTACTATTTGGAGACATCATAAATATGAAATACCTGAACTTCTGCAAAAAATAGAAGCAGCGGGATTACAACTCGTTCACTATAGTACAAACAAATATTTATCACATATTATGGTGATTTGTAAAGTTGCTCAGTAA
- a CDS encoding Mo-dependent nitrogenase C-terminal domain-containing protein, giving the protein MNSIVQSPYSSEQIAAWLRGLLTIAWADGNFDDQEQQLIASITNDELAPGIKFDSLEPIAPEELAITLGKNTPSAENFLRTAVMVAIADGTYSPSEDQVLQQLCQALGQPQDILEALRHTLEHKELLDATDNFVPEKSSSEFFSVSGPKAPSHDALNPLRDWLDGLDIEDPRVARFLCKMIPSQCPFERDVTLFGRKIIHIPPLCKINPLYEQMVGLRFRALSYLADECKEDVSPYI; this is encoded by the coding sequence ATGAACAGTATCGTTCAATCCCCCTATAGCAGTGAACAAATTGCCGCTTGGTTGCGTGGACTGCTGACTATAGCTTGGGCAGATGGTAACTTTGATGATCAAGAACAGCAATTGATAGCCAGCATCACCAATGATGAATTAGCCCCTGGGATTAAGTTTGATTCACTAGAACCGATTGCACCAGAGGAATTAGCCATCACTTTGGGTAAAAATACCCCATCTGCGGAAAATTTTTTACGCACAGCAGTGATGGTAGCGATCGCCGATGGTACATATTCTCCCAGCGAAGATCAAGTGCTTCAGCAGTTGTGTCAAGCCCTAGGACAGCCACAGGATATACTGGAAGCCCTGCGCCACACCCTAGAACACAAAGAACTACTAGATGCAACAGACAATTTTGTACCAGAGAAATCGTCATCAGAATTTTTCTCTGTTAGTGGGCCCAAGGCGCCTTCCCATGATGCACTCAACCCCCTACGTGACTGGTTGGACGGATTAGATATCGAAGATCCCAGAGTAGCCCGGTTTTTATGTAAAATGATTCCTTCCCAGTGTCCCTTTGAGCGGGATGTCACCCTTTTTGGACGCAAGATTATTCATATTCCCCCATTATGTAAAATCAATCCGCTCTATGAACAAATGGTAGGCTTACGCTTCCGCGCCCTCTCCTATCTAGCAGATGAATGCAAAGAAGATGTTTCACCATATATTTAA
- a CDS encoding Uma2 family endonuclease, whose product MVTATVIANIAPEFSLEDWVHNPPDGTEWVNGELLENNGVTLKHSRIQGNLYFHWRNYKDSSGQGGEVYTEVPCRTNQQGRRPDVAYLTPELVSQYGELAVLPQSFPLIAEIVSPTDIAEEIIAKSQEYLQSGAQEVWLVFPENRWLIVVTPTQRLIFISGEVVTTQTVLKGFNIAVDELLA is encoded by the coding sequence ATGGTAACTGCTACAGTTATTGCCAATATAGCACCCGAATTTTCCCTAGAAGATTGGGTACACAATCCCCCTGATGGTACAGAATGGGTAAATGGGGAATTATTGGAGAATAATGGAGTGACACTAAAACATAGTCGGATTCAGGGTAATCTCTACTTTCACTGGAGAAATTACAAAGATTCTAGCGGACAAGGGGGAGAAGTTTATACAGAAGTACCCTGTCGCACCAACCAGCAAGGCCGGCGTCCAGATGTTGCTTATCTCACACCAGAATTAGTCAGTCAATATGGCGAACTTGCTGTATTACCCCAAAGTTTTCCACTCATTGCTGAGATTGTTTCCCCTACAGATATTGCTGAAGAAATAATTGCTAAATCTCAAGAATATTTGCAATCTGGCGCCCAGGAAGTTTGGTTAGTGTTTCCCGAAAATCGTTGGCTGATTGTGGTGACACCAACTCAGCGACTGATATTTATTTCTGGTGAAGTTGTCACTACTCAAACTGTACTTAAAGGTTTTAATATTGCAGTCGATGAATTATTGGCTTGA
- a CDS encoding PRC-barrel domain-containing protein, with protein MTSEQIIRRSDILNTQVITRDNGKRLGIVSQLWVDIDQREVVALGLRESLISISGIPRNMFLSSINQIGDVILVDNEDVIEDVDVEAFSNLINWEVITETGEVLGKVRGFKFNGESGKIYSIVIASVGLPQIPDQVLSTYEISVDEIVSTGPSRLIVFEGAEERVNQLTVGVLERLGIGKAPWDRDAEEEYGYSAPRTVSPANQLPSGVPLQPPKAKVRAPEPVAREEWDEDYVEEERPQRQVMQARQYESIQYEEDEEDNWSEATDKDRYQEAPRYEAKPSKKQYADDYDDYDDVEGDAWDDAPKPVNIPKKIKERQPEYEEEGGY; from the coding sequence ATGACCTCTGAACAGATAATTAGGCGTTCCGACATATTAAACACTCAGGTGATTACCCGCGATAATGGCAAAAGGCTAGGTATCGTCAGTCAACTCTGGGTTGATATTGACCAAAGAGAGGTTGTGGCTCTTGGCTTACGAGAAAGCCTGATCTCTATTTCTGGTATACCGCGAAATATGTTCCTCAGCAGTATCAACCAGATTGGTGATGTCATCTTGGTTGATAACGAAGATGTTATCGAAGATGTTGACGTTGAAGCCTTCAGCAACCTAATTAACTGGGAAGTAATTACAGAAACCGGTGAAGTATTAGGTAAAGTCCGGGGCTTCAAATTTAATGGCGAGAGTGGTAAAATTTATTCTATCGTCATCGCTTCGGTAGGATTGCCCCAAATTCCCGACCAAGTGCTGAGTACCTACGAAATATCCGTAGACGAAATCGTCAGCACAGGCCCCAGTCGGTTAATAGTGTTTGAAGGCGCCGAAGAAAGAGTTAACCAATTAACAGTAGGCGTCCTCGAACGTCTCGGTATTGGTAAAGCACCCTGGGACCGGGATGCAGAAGAAGAATACGGCTATAGTGCGCCGCGCACAGTATCACCAGCAAATCAGTTACCTAGTGGAGTCCCATTACAGCCACCCAAGGCTAAAGTTCGCGCACCCGAACCCGTAGCACGGGAAGAATGGGATGAAGACTACGTAGAAGAAGAAAGACCACAGCGTCAAGTAATGCAGGCGCGACAGTATGAGTCTATTCAATACGAAGAAGACGAAGAAGATAACTGGAGTGAAGCCACTGATAAAGATAGGTATCAAGAAGCACCCAGGTATGAAGCCAAACCAAGTAAAAAGCAATACGCTGACGATTACGACGATTATGACGACGTAGAAGGCGATGCTTGGGATGATGCACCAAAACCAGTAAATATTCCCAAAAAAATCAAAGAGAGACAACCAGAATACGAAGAGGAAGGCGGGTATTAA
- a CDS encoding ABC transporter ATP-binding protein produces the protein MLKIDNLNKAYGKRQVLQNLNLQINSGEVYGLLGANGAGKTTTINIICNLLKADSGEVIINNQPVSEATKKIIGIAPQENLLYKTLSCEENLNFFADIYGLDKQTRQKQVRETLAAVNLLDRAKNPVETLSGGMQRRLNIAVALVHQPQLVILDEPTTGLDIESRYEIWELIRQLKNQGITVLLTTHLLDEAERLCQRIGILKNGRILAEGSLTELRKLIQAQEIVVVQTGDEKKAIARAQEYGLTYRYYGGDLAFWFPQSLELKEIITRFDGIAIDSISRQPVRLEHIYMEVTKTVALCEE, from the coding sequence ATGCTAAAAATCGATAATTTAAATAAAGCTTACGGTAAAAGACAAGTCCTGCAAAATTTAAATTTACAGATAAACTCAGGAGAAGTTTACGGGTTGCTGGGTGCAAATGGGGCTGGGAAGACGACGACTATTAATATTATTTGTAATTTACTTAAGGCTGATAGTGGTGAGGTGATAATTAATAATCAGCCTGTTTCGGAAGCTACGAAAAAAATTATTGGTATCGCTCCCCAAGAGAATTTATTATATAAAACTTTATCTTGTGAGGAGAATTTGAATTTTTTTGCTGATATTTACGGTTTAGATAAGCAAACACGCCAGAAGCAAGTAAGGGAAACTTTGGCTGCTGTGAATTTATTAGATAGAGCTAAAAATCCAGTGGAAACCCTCAGCGGGGGAATGCAAAGGCGGTTAAATATTGCAGTTGCTTTGGTACATCAGCCACAATTGGTGATTCTTGATGAACCGACGACGGGGTTAGATATTGAGTCACGGTATGAGATTTGGGAGTTAATTCGCCAACTCAAAAATCAAGGAATTACGGTTTTATTGACGACTCATTTATTAGATGAAGCTGAACGTCTTTGTCAGAGAATCGGGATTTTGAAAAATGGGAGAATTTTAGCTGAGGGGAGTTTAACAGAGTTACGCAAATTGATTCAAGCCCAAGAAATTGTCGTAGTACAGACTGGGGATGAAAAAAAAGCGATCGCCCGCGCTCAAGAATATGGTTTGACCTATCGATACTATGGTGGCGATTTGGCTTTTTGGTTCCCACAATCTCTGGAATTAAAGGAGATTATTACCCGGTTTGACGGAATAGCAATTGATTCGATATCCCGTCAACCTGTGCGGTTAGAACATATTTATATGGAAGTGACTAAAACAGTAGCACTTTGTGAGGAATGA
- the smc gene encoding chromosome segregation protein SMC, whose amino-acid sequence MVHIKRVELTNFKSFGGTTQVPLLPGCTVISGPNGSGKSNILDALLFCLGLSSSKGMRADRLPDLVNNTQTAKGRGTIEASVTVTFDISDVSRRGAEAHSLRDAARTRSVPEGREEDEEDSQSPVPNPQSPTEWSVTRRLRVTHQGTYTSNYYINGVSCTLTELHEELETLRVYPEGYNVVLQGDVTSIISMNVRERREIIDELAGVAAYDRKIHQAKATLDEVKEKEDSCRIIETELTAQRDRLSQDRAKAERYQKLRAEYLAKQSWEAVLSWRSLQGQQERLVTQIQAGDRTSVELSTQLSTLNTEIEQKTVELDQLNAHVKALGEDELLAVQSILATQEAERKQVLRQEGELVAASQESARRLAQTQQEIQQYQRSLIEAAQQEILEMSNVTSTQQQRDEGRQALEASREAAAQIASATDAWVQQQTAFNRQIEILLQTLEPQRTEQAQLRERNNQLEAQIEEQTQLISSLEPQLAEKQVDCGRIETEFNASGEPIQNLAENLSATEQELQLQQETQKRLLQEQREKQRQLDKLEAQAQAQQEVQGTQASKVILQSGMPGLCGLVVQLGRVEPRYQLALEIAAGGRLGHIVVEDDSIAAAGIELLKQKRAGRATFLPLNRINAPKFTQDATLRFANGFVGYAVNLIECDRRYQDVFSYVFGGTVVFTSLEQARKNIGLYRIVTLDGELLETSGAMTGGSNTQRSALRFGNVEAAESEEVSTLKNRLGEIERVLERCGEAISSLSAKTKQLAQTLTEARQARREQQLQLEQLQKDIQSLTTQLQGTRSHLLQNTQKFAVAQSRLEILDRDLPGQETQLQQLRHDLTELEASQTPSEWQQIQATMKNQEQQLQQSENLLREAEQRLKNLENQQQRLTEKIQEGEQHLAQYQQQQQTQQNQLTQLTTQHSALNTQITETRARLSEMEKNLGEEKQKRDRTEQELRSHLLRQQQVEWELEKLQQTQLTRREELLALQAQLHTLAAELPSPLPEVPDQVDLEELQKELRAIAKRLQSMEPVNMLALEEHEKVQNRLQELTQKLETLEGERTELLLRIENFTTLRQRAFKEAFDAVNENFQSIFATLSDGDGYLQLDNPEDPFNSGLNLVAHPKGKPVQRLASMSGGEKSLTALSFIFALQRYRPSPFYAFDEVDMFLDGANVERLARMIKQQAKQAQFIVVSLRRPMIESAERTIGVTQARGAYTQVLGIKLQTNHTSA is encoded by the coding sequence ATGGTTCATATAAAGCGCGTGGAACTTACCAATTTTAAATCCTTCGGCGGCACTACTCAAGTTCCTTTACTGCCGGGGTGTACTGTCATATCTGGTCCGAATGGTTCGGGTAAATCTAATATTCTCGATGCGTTGCTGTTTTGTCTGGGACTCTCTAGTTCTAAGGGAATGCGGGCTGATCGTCTCCCGGATTTGGTGAATAATACTCAAACGGCAAAGGGTCGTGGGACAATAGAAGCTAGTGTGACGGTGACTTTTGATATTTCGGATGTCTCACGCAGAGGCGCAGAGGCGCATTCCCTGCGGGACGCTGCGCGAACGCGGAGCGTCCCGGAGGGAAGGGAGGAGGATGAGGAAGATTCCCAATCCCCAGTCCCCAATCCCCAGTCCCCGACAGAATGGAGTGTAACTCGCAGGTTGCGGGTGACTCATCAGGGGACTTATACGTCGAATTATTATATCAATGGTGTTAGTTGTACGCTGACGGAGTTGCATGAGGAGTTGGAAACTTTGCGGGTTTATCCCGAAGGTTATAATGTGGTTCTGCAGGGGGATGTGACTAGTATTATCTCGATGAATGTGCGGGAACGTCGGGAAATTATTGATGAGTTGGCTGGGGTTGCGGCTTATGATCGGAAGATTCATCAGGCGAAGGCGACTTTGGATGAGGTGAAGGAGAAGGAAGATAGTTGTCGGATTATTGAGACGGAGTTAACAGCGCAGCGCGATCGCCTTTCTCAAGACCGCGCAAAAGCTGAGAGGTATCAAAAGCTCCGCGCAGAATATTTGGCGAAGCAGTCTTGGGAAGCGGTATTATCTTGGCGTTCTCTCCAAGGTCAGCAGGAACGGTTGGTGACGCAAATTCAAGCGGGCGATCGCACTTCTGTGGAACTTTCTACTCAACTTTCTACTCTGAATACCGAAATTGAGCAGAAAACTGTTGAACTTGATCAACTCAATGCCCATGTGAAGGCGTTGGGTGAAGATGAACTTTTGGCGGTACAATCTATTTTGGCTACTCAGGAAGCTGAACGTAAGCAAGTTTTACGTCAAGAAGGGGAGTTAGTCGCTGCTAGTCAAGAATCTGCCAGGCGTTTGGCTCAAACTCAGCAGGAAATTCAACAATATCAGCGTTCTTTAATAGAAGCCGCACAACAAGAAATCTTGGAGATGTCTAATGTAACTTCAACACAACAGCAACGTGATGAGGGACGACAAGCTTTAGAAGCTTCGCGGGAAGCTGCTGCTCAAATTGCTTCAGCAACGGATGCTTGGGTACAGCAACAAACTGCTTTTAACCGTCAAATTGAAATTTTACTCCAAACTCTCGAACCTCAACGCACTGAGCAAGCACAATTAAGGGAGCGGAATAATCAATTAGAAGCACAAATTGAGGAGCAAACTCAGCTAATTTCTAGTTTAGAACCTCAATTGGCTGAAAAACAAGTAGATTGTGGTCGCATTGAAACGGAATTTAATGCATCTGGCGAACCGATTCAAAATTTAGCCGAAAATCTCTCAGCTACAGAACAAGAGTTACAACTCCAGCAGGAAACTCAAAAGCGTCTTTTGCAAGAACAACGGGAAAAGCAACGACAGTTGGATAAACTGGAAGCACAGGCGCAAGCACAGCAAGAAGTTCAAGGTACCCAAGCTAGTAAGGTTATTTTACAATCGGGTATGCCTGGTCTTTGTGGTTTAGTTGTCCAGTTGGGTAGGGTGGAACCCCGCTATCAGCTAGCTTTGGAAATTGCCGCAGGTGGGCGTCTGGGACATATAGTGGTGGAAGATGACAGTATCGCCGCTGCGGGAATTGAACTGCTCAAACAAAAACGGGCGGGGAGGGCGACTTTTTTACCTTTAAATAGAATTAATGCGCCGAAATTTACTCAGGATGCTACGCTACGTTTCGCTAATGGTTTTGTTGGTTATGCGGTAAATTTAATTGAGTGCGATCGCCGTTATCAAGATGTGTTTAGTTACGTTTTCGGTGGTACAGTGGTTTTCACTTCCCTAGAACAGGCACGGAAAAATATCGGCTTATATCGGATTGTCACTCTCGATGGGGAATTGTTGGAAACTAGCGGTGCGATGACTGGGGGTAGTAATACTCAGCGTTCGGCTTTGCGTTTTGGGAATGTGGAAGCAGCGGAATCTGAGGAAGTCTCGACTTTGAAAAATCGCTTAGGCGAAATTGAACGAGTTTTAGAACGTTGTGGTGAAGCCATATCGTCTTTGTCAGCCAAAACCAAACAATTGGCGCAAACGCTGACCGAAGCCCGCCAAGCCCGGCGCGAACAGCAGTTACAATTGGAGCAACTGCAAAAGGATATTCAGAGTTTGACGACCCAGTTACAAGGGACGCGATCGCATCTTTTGCAAAATACCCAAAAGTTCGCCGTAGCTCAATCCCGCTTGGAGATTTTGGATCGGGATTTACCAGGTCAGGAAACTCAACTCCAACAATTGCGACATGATTTAACAGAGTTGGAAGCCTCGCAAACCCCCAGCGAATGGCAACAAATCCAGGCTACCATGAAAAATCAAGAGCAGCAATTACAACAAAGCGAGAATTTATTAAGGGAAGCCGAGCAAAGATTAAAAAATCTCGAAAATCAGCAGCAGCGGTTGACTGAAAAAATCCAGGAAGGGGAACAGCACCTAGCCCAATATCAGCAACAACAACAGACACAACAAAATCAACTCACACAACTGACCACTCAGCACTCAGCACTGAATACTCAAATCACTGAAACTCGCGCTAGGTTGAGTGAGATGGAAAAGAATTTGGGAGAAGAAAAACAAAAACGCGATCGCACAGAACAGGAATTGCGATCGCATCTGTTACGTCAACAGCAGGTAGAATGGGAACTGGAAAAACTCCAGCAAACCCAATTGACGCGACGAGAGGAACTATTAGCCTTACAAGCCCAATTGCACACCCTAGCCGCTGAATTGCCCAGTCCTTTACCCGAAGTTCCTGATCAAGTAGACTTAGAAGAATTGCAGAAAGAATTGCGGGCGATCGCCAAACGCCTCCAATCAATGGAACCTGTGAATATGCTCGCGTTAGAGGAGCATGAAAAAGTACAAAATCGTCTCCAAGAACTTACGCAGAAGCTGGAGACATTAGAAGGCGAACGCACCGAATTACTCTTGCGGATTGAAAACTTTACTACATTGCGTCAACGCGCCTTCAAAGAAGCCTTCGACGCAGTAAACGAAAACTTCCAATCAATTTTTGCTACCCTATCAGACGGAGACGGCTATCTCCAACTCGACAATCCCGAAGATCCATTCAACAGCGGACTAAATTTAGTCGCCCATCCCAAAGGTAAACCGGTACAGCGTCTAGCTTCCATGTCAGGGGGCGAAAAATCCCTCACAGCCTTAAGCTTTATCTTTGCCCTACAGCGCTACCGTCCATCCCCATTTTATGCCTTTGACGAAGTGGATATGTTCTTGGATGGCGCCAATGTCGAACGATTAGCTAGAATGATTAAACAACAAGCAAAACAAGCACAATTTATAGTTGTGAGTTTGCGTCGTCCGATGATAGAATCAGCCGAACGCACAATTGGCGTTACTCAAGCACGGGGGGCTTATACTCAAGTTTTGGGAATAAAGTTACAAACCAACCATACATCTGCTTGA
- a CDS encoding ABC transporter permease, translating into MKYWRETIAVTQRILIELLRRRRSLIFWSIFPISVLILSGFILSERAKLSIDAAFSYSAPSTLVGAALFFSCLGGSVATVVAEREQQTLKRLFISPLSGTSYFLGIFLAHSCIGFGQTILVYTVAAFWGAKFNGSILLGITIIFLSILAYVGLGFILGTQLARRIEDVNSLVAAFGVPLLILGGAFLPSSLFPQSLVNIAKFDPIYHMNEAFVAVSARGEEIEEIKSHFWFLLVFAIVMVIGGWLSYQRMLIVERKL; encoded by the coding sequence ATGAAATATTGGCGTGAAACCATAGCTGTAACTCAGCGTATTTTAATTGAACTCTTACGGCGCCGACGCAGCCTAATTTTTTGGAGTATTTTTCCTATCTCCGTTTTAATCCTCAGCGGATTTATTTTATCAGAACGAGCAAAATTATCAATTGATGCTGCATTTTCTTATTCTGCACCTTCAACTTTGGTAGGCGCAGCATTATTTTTTAGCTGTTTGGGTGGGAGTGTCGCTACTGTAGTTGCAGAAAGAGAACAGCAAACCCTCAAACGTCTTTTTATCTCTCCCTTGAGTGGGACATCATATTTTTTGGGAATTTTTCTCGCTCATAGCTGTATTGGTTTTGGGCAGACAATTTTGGTGTATACTGTTGCTGCCTTTTGGGGTGCCAAATTTAATGGTTCTATTTTATTAGGAATCACAATTATATTTCTGAGTATCTTAGCTTATGTAGGTTTAGGTTTTATATTAGGTACACAATTAGCGCGTCGCATTGAAGATGTAAATTCTCTAGTTGCAGCTTTTGGTGTGCCTTTGTTAATTCTCGGTGGGGCGTTTTTACCAAGTTCATTGTTTCCCCAAAGTCTAGTGAACATTGCTAAATTCGACCCAATATATCACATGAATGAAGCTTTTGTAGCAGTCTCAGCTAGGGGGGAGGAAATAGAGGAGATTAAATCACACTTCTGGTTCTTATTAGTGTTTGCTATAGTGATGGTTATTGGTGGTTGGTTATCTTATCAGCGCATGTTGATTGTCGAAAGAAAGCTATGA